In the Streptomyces cinnamoneus genome, ACCGGGCCTATGGTTGAGACAGTCGAGAAGTCGTTACGCCATTCGTGCAGGTCGGAACTTACCCGACAAGGAATTTCGCTACCTTAGGATGGTTATAGTTACCACCGCCGTTTACTGGCGCTTAAGTTCTCAGCTTCGCCCCACCGAAATGGAGCTAACCGGTCCCCTTAACGTTCCAGCACCGGGCAGGCGTCAGTCCGTATACATCGCCTTACGGCTTCGCACGGACCTGTGTTTTTAGTAAACAGTCGCTTCTCGCTGGTCTCTGCGGCCACACCCAGCTCAGGAAGCAAGTTCCCTCACCAGACATGGCCCCCCTTCTCCCGAAGTTACGGGGGCATTTTGCCGAGTTCCTTAACCATAGTTCACCCGAACGCCTCGGTATTCTCTACCTGACCACCTGAGTCGGTTTAGGGTACGGGCCGCCATGAAACTCGCTAGAGGCTTTTCTCGACAGCATAGGATCATCCACTTCACCACAATCGGCTCGGCATCAGGTCTCAGCCTTAATGTGTGACGGATTTGCCTATCACACGGCCTACACCCTTACCCCGGGACTACCACCGCCCGGGCTGGACTACCTTCCTGCGTCACCCCATCGCTTACCTACTACAAGTCTGGTTCGTCGGCTCCACCACTCCCCTTTGTCCGAAGACTCCAGGGCGGCTTCACGGACTTAGCATCGCCTGATTCGATATTGGGCGTTTCAAAGCGGGTACCGGAATATCAACCGGTTGTCCATCGACTACGCCTGTCGGCCTCGCCTTAGGTCCCGACTTACCCTGGGCAGATCAGCTTGACCCAGGAACCCTTAGTCAATCGGCGCACACGTTTCTCACGTGTGTATCGCTACTCATGCCTGCATTCTCACTCGTGAACCGTCCACAACTCGCTTCCGCGGCTGCTTCACCCGGCACACGACGCTCCCCTACCCATCACAGTCCCCGTTGGGGGTACATACTGCAATGACACGACTTCGGCGGTACGCTTGAGCCCCGCTACATTGTCGGCGCGGAATCACTTGACCAGTGAGCTATTACGCACTCTTTCAAGGGTGGCTGCTTCTAAGCCAACCTCCTGGTTGTCTCTGCGACTCCACATCCTTTCCCACTTAGCGTACGCTTAGGGGCCTTAGTCGATGCTCTGGGCTGTTTCCCTCTCGACCATGGAGCTTATCCCCCACAGTCTCACTGCCGCGCTCTCACTTACCGGCATTCGGAGTTTGGCTAAGGTCAGTAACCCGGTAGGGCCCATCGCCTATCCAGTGCTCTACCTCCGGCAAGAAACACACGACGCTGCACCTAAATGCATTTCGGGGAGAACCAGCTATCACGGAGTTTGATTGGCCTTTCACCCCTAACCACAGGTCATCCCCCAGGTTTTCAACCCTGGTGGGTTCGGTCCTCCACGAAGTCTTACCTCCGCTTCAACCTGCCCATGGCTAGATCACTCCGCTTCGGGTCTTGGGCACGCTACTCAAACGCCCTATTCGGACTCGCTTTCGCTACGGCTTCCCCACACGGGTTAACCTCGCAACATACCGCAAACTCGCAGGCTCATTCTTCAAAAGGCACGCAGTCACGACGCACCGAGCAAGCTCGATGCGCGACGCTCCCACGGCTTGTAGGCACACGGTTTCAGGTACTATTTCACTCCGCTCCCGCGGTACTTTTCACCATTCCCTCACGGTACTATCCGCTATCGGTCACCAGGGAATATTTAGGCTTAGCGGGTGGTCCCGCCAGATTCACACGGGATTTCTCGGGCCCCGTGCTACTTGGGTGTCTCTTAAACGAGCCGTCAATGTTTCAGCTACGGGGGTCTTACCCTCTACGCCGGACCTTTCGCATGTCCTTCGCCTACATCAACGGTTTCTGACTCGTCTCACAGCCGGCAGACTATGAAAAAGAGATCCCACAACCCCGCATGCGCAACCCCTGCCGGGTATCACACACATACGGTTTGGCCTCATCCGGTTTCGCTCGCCACTACTCCCGGAATCACGGTTGTTTTCTCTTCCTGCGGGTACTGAGATGTTTCACTTCCCCGCGTTCCCTCCACACTGCCTATGTGTTCAGCAGCGGGTGACAGCCCATGACGACTGCCGGGTTTCCCCATTCGGACACCCCCGGATCAAAGCTCGGTTGACAGCTCCCCGGGGCCTATCGTGGCCTCCCACGTCCTTCATCGGTTCCTGGTGCCAAGGCATCCACCGTGCGCCCTTAAAAACTTGGCCACAGATGCTCGCGTCCACTGTGCAGTTCTCAAGCAACGACCAGCCACCCATCACCCCACCACCGAAGCAGTGAGTGCACTGGGGCCGGCATCGCGAAGGTTCGAAACTTACGTTCCGTACCCTCAGATACCCAACAGCGTGCCCGACCCAGCCCCTCAGAAATTTCACGTTCCACGCCGAAGCAGTACTAGTGAACCCTCAAGAACTGTGCCGAATAGTCAACGTTCCACCCATGAGCAACCGTGCAAGACATTCGCTTGCAGTCGGCTATGTGCTCCTTAGAAAGGAGGTGATCCAGCCGCACCTTCCGGTACGGCTACCTTGTTACGACTTCGTCCCAATCGCCAGTCCCACCTTCGACGGCTCCCTCCACAAGGGTTGGGCCACCGGCTTCGGGTGTTACCGACTTTCGTGACGTGACGGGCGGTGTGTACAAGGCCCGGGAACGTATTCACCGCAGCAATGCTGATCTGCGATTACTAGCAACTCCAACTTCATGGGGTCGAGTTGCAGACCCCAATCCGAACTGAGACCGGCTTTTTGAGATTCGCTCCACCTCGCGGTATCGCAGCTCATTGTACCGGCCATTGTAGCACGTGTGCAGCCCAAGACATAAGGGGCATGATGACTTGACGTCGTCCCCACCTTCCTCCGAGTTGACCCCGGCAGTCTCCTGTGAGTCCCCATCACCCCGAAGGGCATGCTGGCAACACAGAACAAGGGTTGCGCTCGTTGCGGGACTTAACCCAACATCTCACGACACGAGCTGACGACAGCCATGCACCACCTGTACACCGACCACAAGGGGGCGACCATCTCTGGCCGTTTCCGGTGTATGTCAAGCCTTGGTAAGGTTCTTCGCGTTGCGTCGAATTAAGCCACATGCTCCGCTGCTTGTGCGGGCCCCCGTCAATTCCTTTGAGTTTTAGCCTTGCGGCCGTACTCCCCAGGCGGGGAACTTAATGCGTTAGCTGCGGCACGGACGACGTGGCATGTCGCCCACACCTAGTTCGCAACGTTTACGGCGTGGGCTCCCAGGGTATCTAATCCTGTTGGCTCCCCACGCTTTCGCTCCTCAGCGTCAGTATCGGCCCAGAGATCCGCCTTCGCCACCGGTGTTCCTCCTGATATCTGCGCATTTCACCGCTACACCAGGAATTCCGATCTCCCCTACCGAACTCTAGCCTGCCCGTATCGAATGCAGACCCGGGGTTAAGCCCCGGGCTTTCACATCCGACGCAACAAGCCGCCTACGAGCTCTTTACGCCCAATAATTCCGGACAACGCTTGCGCCCTACGTATTACCGCGGCTGCTGGCACGTAGTTAGCCGGCGCTTCTTCTGCAGGTACCGTCACTTTCGCTTCTTCCCTGCTGAAAGAGGTTTACAACCCGAAGGCCGTCATCCCTCACGCGGCGTCGCTGCATCAGGCTTTCGCCCATTGTGCAATATTCCCCACTGCTGCCTCCCGTAGGAGTCTGGGCCGTGTCTCAGTCCCAGTGTGGCCGGTCGCCCTCTCAGGCCGGCTACCCGTCGTCGCCTTGGTAGGCCATCACCCCACCAACAAGCTGATAGGCCGCGGGCTCATCCTGCACCGCCGGAGCTTTCCACCACCAACCATGCGGTCAGCGGTCGTATCCGGTATTAGACCCCGTTTCCAGGGCTTGTCCCAGAGTGCAGGGCAGATTGCCCACGTGTTACTCACCCGTTCGCCACTAATCCACCCCGAAGGGCTTCATCGTTCGACTTGCATGTGTTAAGCACGCCGCCAGCGTTCGTCCTGAGCCAGGATCAAACTCTCCGTGAATGTTTACCCGTAATCGGGTCGACACCACGAGAGCGGAACAACCAGGCGGAATAAGCCCGGTCGTTCACAGCGTCCTCGCTGTGTGTGCCTACCCGATCCATACGGACCCGGCAGGACTTTTAAAGGAACCTCATCCATCGAGATGGACGGGGTGTCAACATATCTGGCGTTGACTTTTGGCACGCTGTTGAGTTCTCAAGGAACGGACGCTTCCTTTGTACTTACCCTCTCGGGCTTTCCTCCGGGCGCTTCCCTTCGTTGTTCCACACTCTATCAGGCGTTTTCCCGCTCCCTTACCGCTCGTTTATCCCTCATGCACGAAGACATGCGGAATCCATGAGCAGATCCGGGAAGTTTGGATCTCGTCCGATGGAGGCCGCCCTCGCCTTGCTCGCAGATCTCTGCGGGCCTCGGTCGTGGGCAGGAATCTGACAGTACATGCCTGTCCCACACGAGGCAAATCGATTACGCACCGCACACGGCGCCCCCTCGCGCGCTCGTGCGGAATCGTCAGTTCCTATGACTTAGGCTTCCGAGCAGTGCGCCGTCCAGGACAGGCAGTGACGGCGCGTGATGAATCTCCACCTCTGGGAGGCTTCCCATGACCACCGTGACGTCCCCGATCGCCGGACGTGCCATCGGACTCGCGGCAGTGCCCGATCCGGTCTTCTCCGGCGCGATGGTGGGACCCGGTACCGCTGTCGACCCGATCCGTGAGCCCCACGCCGCGGTCTCCCCCGTCGACGGCGTCATCGTCTCGCTCCACCCCCACGCGTTCGTCGTCGTCGACTCCGAGGGGCACGGCGTACTGACGCACCTCGGCATCGACACCGTCCAGCTCAACGGTGAGGGCTTCGAGCTGCTCGTCAACAAGGGCGACACCGTCTCGCGCGGCCAGGAGGTCGTGCGCTGGAACCCGGCCGCCGTCGAAGAGGCCGGCAAGTCGCCGGTCTGCCCGATCGTCGCGCTCGAGGCCACCGCCGACTCCCTCGCCGACCTCCGTGAGGACGGCGACCTCAAGGCCGGCGACCAGCTCTTCTCTTGGCAGTGACGTTTCACCTTCGGTGACTTTGAGCCGTCCCACGGGGACGGCGGTACGACATCCACCGCGGCGGCGACGATCCGCCGCATCCAACCGGAGACGGGTGAAATGGAGACAACGCTGCGAGGCGTCGGCGTGAGCCACGGTGTGGCGATCGGCGAGGTGCGGCACATGGGCACGGCGGTTCTGGAGCCGCCGGCCAAGCAGATTCCGGCGGACGAGGCGCCGCGCGAGCAGGGGCGCGCCCGCCAGGCCGTCGAGGCCGTCGCCGCCGACCTCATCGCGCGCGGCAACCTGGCCGGTGGCGAGGCCCAGCACGTGCTCGAGGCCCAGGCCATGATGGCGCAGGACCCCGAGCTGATGGCCGACGTCGAACGGCGCATCACCGTCGGCAGCACCGCGGAGCGCGCGGTGTACGACGCCTTCGCCGCCTATCGTGCGCTGCTCGCCAACGCCGGCGAGTACCTGGCCGGCCGGGTGGCCGACCTGGACGACGTGCGCAACCGCATCGTCGCGCGCCTGCTGGGCGTGCCGATGCCGGGTGTGCCGGACAGCGACGAGCCCTACGTGCTCATCGCGCGCGACCTCGCGCCCGCCGACACGGCACTGCTCGACCCGACGCTGGTGCTCGGTTTCG is a window encoding:
- a CDS encoding PTS sugar transporter subunit IIA, with product MTTVTSPIAGRAIGLAAVPDPVFSGAMVGPGTAVDPIREPHAAVSPVDGVIVSLHPHAFVVVDSEGHGVLTHLGIDTVQLNGEGFELLVNKGDTVSRGQEVVRWNPAAVEEAGKSPVCPIVALEATADSLADLREDGDLKAGDQLFSWQ